The region GATTTCAGATAAACCAGGAATACATAGGAAAGgtcaagcttctctctctctctctctctcatctcccaGAAACAGCACCTTCTATTTCCAGGACGGATATTATTTCGTGGATTAAGCAGGAGGAGGAATTGTGTACCAAGGAGGGCAATGGCAAGGACCAGGACGGAGCCCTTTGCCAAAGTACCTGCAACTGTGAGTATGTTGAAAGCACCACAACAGCCATTCTCCCATGTCATCACAAGAGGCGTGTTCCGTTTTTAGGTTACCTGTATTGAGGTTTTGTTTCCTGGCTGCTGCGtagctctctctctccacatataTTTATctcgtagaattgtagtgttggaagggaccccggcggtcatctagtccaaccccctgcaatgcagcaacttGCAgcttcgaacctgcaaccttggcgtttgtcggcaccatgctctagccGACTGAGGAAGGTGTCTCCATGTTGTGCATTAATGTGAAAATGTCTAGACCAAGTAAGGCGTCTTAGCTGAGATTCAGTACAGCCAAAGGAAAACTGGCTTTATGGGATACTCCATAAGTGGGTCTGAGAGCACAGGCATCCCATAGATATCCTATTTTTCCTCTAACTCTCCCACCTTGCCCAAAATGTCCATCCGAGAGAGACTGCTATAGGGACCACACAATACTCACTTTCCGCATCTGTAAAAAACTcagatcttttagtgtggcagcacctagactttggaactcccttgcCACTTGATCTCAGGCAGGCCCCTCTGGGAAGGGACTCTGCTATGTTTATGTTCCATAGAGCAGTTCTTCAGCCCGGGCTTCCCAGATGtccttggactgcaactcccaggattcttgctaACTTGTTCATAGACTAATCTAGAGATAGGTGTGAGCAGGGAGGTTTGCTCATGAGGCTAAATCGCCCAGCGTTATTAAAGAGATTAAGAAAGGACCTCTCCGAACTGAATGAATGGgcggtaaaataataataatttctgtgaaatgccctcctttCAGATACCAAGGAGATAAAAGaattatacaacttttagaagacatctggaggcagccctctATCGGGacgtttttaatgcttgatgtgtttattatgtttttagataggctgtaagctgcccagagtggcttgggaaacaaagccagatgggtgggataataataataataataatacaaaatgattacagtcgtaccttggaagtcgaacggaatctgttccggaagtccgttccaaaacatttgaaaatcaaagcgtggcttccgattggctgcaggaagccgcggaagccccgccggacgttcggcttccaaaaatagtttgcaaaccagaacactcacttccgggtttgcggcgttcaggagccaaaatgtttgggaagccgtttgacttccaaggtacgagtgtacacaaaatacatagtaaaacaaaAAATGTCCAATAATAACCCCCCTTCCATGAACATATGAAAAAGGCCACGTTTCTCAGCCAATTCAAAATAAAGAATTCTAAATTAATGCATTTTTCCCCCAGCAAAAATGATTAATTTCACACATACACTCATAGAGCCTCAACTggcaggaatgagaccttggggtcatagcaGATGCCTGGTGGAGATGTTGCCCCCATGTTCGGCAGCTGAAGAAAATTCCTTCCCCGTGTGAAGGGATTGTGATTGAAACAACCCAAATTTgcattttgtgtgcatgtttaaTTTTACTTCCGTTGGATTGCctttcttaatttctttctgcATTCTTGTATGTTATCGTGCTGTGTGTTCTTCCTTAACTAAATAAATTGAAAGGAATTGAAAACAGAACTGTGATATCACAATACCGATCTCGCCTCTGCTGCTCGGCTCCCCAACAGATTATACGGTTTCTGGACTGGATACTTTACCGAGCGACGGAGAAGGAGCCAACCCCTGCGAGTCGCTGCAGGGGGGCAACTTGGAAGCAGAAACTCACAAGGGCTCTACTTCAGACAACACAGGTGAGCGATGAGATTTCGGGGGGCGCACCTGAGATTCAAAGCAGCTCATGCAGCAGAAATGTAAGAGGGGGGGAGCATTGGTGCTCAGGCCAGGAATCCAGCACCTCTGGCAAATACCTTCCACCTTCCACACTCCAGGAAGTTtcaagcaatttacaaaaaaaacgTTTTGAGAACTACTGACCTGGGTGGGGCATTTCAGCCCCGTTTCAAGGCCGAACCATCGcagcattttaatgtatattGCGATGGCTCAAAGAAATCTTCCTGTTGCCTGTGGGCAGCCTTGTAACTGTATATTTGCATTGTATGGTGCATAATTTAAACATCAGatgtaaaaaaagaaggaagcatCATGGACGTTTGGATTTCTTAGTTTGTGAaatcattcaaagtgttggtgctgaccttgaaagccctaaacggcctcggccctgtagacctgaaggagcgtctctacccccatcgttctgcctggatactgaggtccagctccgagggccttctggcggttccctcactgtgagaaatgaagctacagggaaccaggcagagggccttctcagtggtgatgcccgccctgtggaacgccctcccttcataTGTTAAGGAGataaactacctgacttttagaagacatctgaaggcagccctgtttagggaagtttttaatgtttgatgtcttatcctgtttttaatattttgttggaagctgcccagagtggctggggaataaataaattattattattattattattattattattattattattattattatttactgcagtgcagggagttggactagatggctgctggggttccttccaaccctacaattctgttaAACTGgtgccttctggggggggggttggggcttTAGGGTGTCGGAACATGCCTGGGGGCACACGCAGCCCCCGGATCAAGACAAACCTCTCCGGACGTCTTCCTTATGAAGTGCAGACTGGGGCGTTCATGAATCTTCGGTCCCGGTGCGCACCAGCGACACATATCCAGAGATATGTGCACACTCACACAGCAGAGTATAGCAACAACAATGTGGAGCTTAGGTGTGGCATTCTAAgtaatttattaagcaatattatagaatcatagagttggaagagaccacaagggccattcaatccaaccccctgccaagcaggaaacaccatcaaagcattcttgacatatgcctgtcaatcctctgcttaaagacctccaaagaaggagactctaccacacttcttggcagcaaattccactgtcgaacagctcttactgtcaggaagttcttcctaatgtttaggtggaatcttctttcttgtagcttgaatccattgctccgtgtccgcttctctggagcagcagaaaacaacctttctccctcctctatatgacatccttttatatatttgaacatggctatcatatcaccccttaaccttctcttctccaggctaaacatacccagctccctaagccgtccctcataaggcatcgtttccaggcctttgaccattttgcttgccctcctctggacacgttccagcttgtgtatatacaggacaaagcaatcatggcGTCCTCTcacatcatcttcttcttcaagAGAGAAAAAGTACAAAAGTACAACatagcggaagagataagactgacTTCCGTTCTCACACTTTCCAAGCCTGGAAAGTAAACACGGAAGTGTGatgtacatacctgccaagttgctgtcagagaaataagggaccgggatggaaatagcagaccggaagtagcgctaccgccattttggaactgggtggagcatgctcagaagtgacttttgatgctgctttgcccagttccaaaatggccggcgtGCCAGaagtcgcgccagaataaaccaggaaaaaacaaaaaaatccgttttttcagctaggaacagctggaaaaacgtggatttcccggggaaaacgggagacttggcagctatggtgatgtaACAATCACATATCCAGCAACGGGAGAATGAAAATGCTGACATAAGGGAGGGGTAGTACCACTGGTGGGGGACACAgccattgtgctccttctggggtagtttgctcTCCTTTGGTGTCGTCCCCCCCccgcactcagctctcacctggggcTTCTAGAAgatgtcagcatgcgacagcgtaAACAACTTGGGAAATGACTTCAAATgtctggctaaaccaggtgaggggagccgatgggtctcaagccCTCGGTGAGTTAAGGGCTTACCCTGCATGCGAAGATGGGCTCCGGAATCCGGCGGATGGAGCGGACGAGACCAGGGTTGggcccagtggtcaagaaggcagtaaCCTGGCAGCTCAATGCGGAGGACTGCTTATTGATCTATTTGATCAGGGCAGAGCAATGGGGTAAGTTGGCATTCAAAGCAACTTaaatctccccttccccctccctctcgaCAGGGTCACCGGCTTCCAGGTCGGATGCAGTTACGTGGGTCAAACAGGAGGAGCCTCCCACTGGGAGGGATGGAGGAAACGGCCCTCAAAGTGCTTGTAATGGTGAGTAGGAGACTTAAGCAGGGGCAGGGCAGCAAGGCCAAATACAGTAGCTACAAACCGCCAGCACATTTGCAATGCTAAGCAGAGTCCGGCATGGTTTCGAATTGGATGGAGAACCGTCTATTGAGATTCCTGTAATacacggggttggactaggtgactcagGGATCCTTACAATTCTGCAATTCCACTCATGCctggatggggtaactgtgcccctgaaggaccaggtgcgcagcctgggagtcattttggactcacagctgtccatggaggcacaggtcaattctgtgtccagggcagctgtctatcagctccatctggtacgcaggctgagaccctccctgcctgcagactgtctcaccagagtggtgcatgctctggttatctcccgcttggactactgcaatgcgctttacgtggggctacctttgaaggtgacccggaaactacaactaatccagaatgcggcagctagactggtgactgggagaggctgctgggaccacataagaccggtcctgaaagacctacattggctcccagtacgtttccgagcaaaattcaaagtgttggtgttgacctttaaagccctaaacggcctcagtcctgtatacccgaaggagcgtctccacctccatcgctctgcccggacactgaggtccagcatcgagggccttctggcggttccctcgctgcgagaagccaagttacagggaaccaggcagagggccttctcggtagtggcacccgccctgtggaacgccctcccatcagatgtcaaagagaaaaacaacttaaCAGACttctagaaaacatctgaaggcagccctgtttagggaagcttttaatgtttaatagattattgtattttaatattctgttggaagccgctcagagtgggtggggaagcccagccaggtgggtggggtataaataatcaattattactattattatgtttattatttatttatttatatttcagtgTTTAATATGCTAAAAACCTTTCAATATGATTGCTACACCaaaccctttcctctctctcccttgccACACAGCTAACGACAGAGCCCAGCCGCACCCGGAGGAAGGGCAGGGCCAGGAAGACCCCGCCAACCCGCCCCTCCTGCTCTTCTTCCCCGGGGGCTCGGTGGCGCCCATTTTCAACGGCGCCATCGGCGAGAGCTGCCCCCTCCCCGGCCTTCGCGGCGCCCGCAGCGGGAGGCACCCGGGCTCTCCCTCGGCCAGGGGGACCCCGGAAGCGGCGATGGAGCGTCCGCACCGCTGCCCGGACTGCGGCAAGACCTTCAGCCTGCTGCTGAGCCTCCAGATGCACCAAATGAACCACCAAATGAAACGGAAGCAGTACGAGTGCTCCTTCTGCGGGACGGCCTTCAGCTGCCCCTCGGAGCTGCTGCGGCACCGGATGATCCACACGGGCGAGAGGCCCTACCGGTGCTCGGTGTGCGGGAAGGGCTTCGTGCGCAAGCAGCACCTCGTCCCCCACCTGCGCCTGCACACCGGGGAGAGGCCCTACCACTGCGCCGAGTGCGGCAAGGACTTCATCTGCAAGCACCACCTGCAGGAGCACCAACGCACCCACACCGGGGAGCGGCCCTACGCCTGCGCCCAGTGCGGCAAGAGGTTCCGGAGGAAAAAGTCCCTGAAGGACCACTGGAGGGTTCACAGCGccgaggagcagcagcagggactGGCGGGCTCTGCCCGGGTGCCTGAGGGCACGGAGGTGGACGTCCGAGTGGAACATTAATTGGGCGGTGTCTGTGCTGGCTCAGATGTAGCTCAGTGCACAAGGCGCACAGTTCAGCGGCGTGTCTGTTTCTTTATTCAGGAAAACGGCAATGCGTCCCATCATGCGGTTGCTGGGAATGAAGGTCTCTGCCCTCTGCTTCCCACTCCCCAAGTCCCTTCCTCCCAGCCGGATGTTTTCCAAGCAGCCTACaccagagggaaggggggggggaatctgagcCCTTTGTTCTgctacatacaggtgaaactcgggaaattagaatatcgtcgaaaagtgcatttatttcagtaatgcaacttattcttctttattcttcttttaatttttacaaatgctttctctcggaaattccacagtaataaaacaaatagttgcaataatacaataataaacaaaaataaacatcgctattacatttcattaattacattccatttataattgacccacctaacgacaaataattacaacaaataaaggcttgacatatcttgctttgcatgtcatgcatctatctcatatattggtttcaccttttaagttgcattactgaaataaatgcacttttcgacgatattctaattttccgagtttcacctgtacatagcCGTCCATGTCCTTGGAGACAAAGACAGGGAGCTTAGTACAGCAAGAGCGGCAAGCTTCTGGGATGCTTttgccccctcttcctctgcttcaTCATCCAAGTCTGAACTGCTTTCTGCACCTGGCACATCTTGCTCGCTAAAGCCTGTTGCTGCTTCTGCCTCCAAccattcctcccctccttccccctctgacCTGTCCTATGTGCCCCTCcgccactccctgggctctgacccttcctcctctgaggccTCCCTGGTTGGTGTGTAGCCCACTTCTTGccatcctgccagtccctgacaagacggatggttgggtgggtgggtggctcctTCTTCCCAGAGTCTCTTTGGCATGGCCAAATGGCTCTGCAGCTTCCAAGCCTGGATGCAGATGTGCCTGTTAGCTCCATTCATTCTAGCCTTCTCCAGcggttctggactacaactcccatccgtagggggtgctgatgggaattgttgtctgaAACCACTGGAGAACCCCCGAGTTGGGGGAAGACCCTCTTATGCTGTTCAAGAGCCCCTTGAGTACGGCTACCCACCCTTATGAGCACCTCCACCAAACCCTTGGcctctgcttgcccccccccccccgcagttcaTTGCTTCCCTCCCTTGGCATATaaacattttctctttctcccagtGTTGCCTCTCTTGTCCGTCTGTCCAGTTCAGGTGCGCTGTTCTTTTCCGCATAACGGGTTTGCAATCCTTCCAGGATTTTTGCAGCAGCTTGTTTTTTAAGTTTATAAGCGTGTGGGGCAGGACCTGCTTGGTGCTCtggtttttgtatgcagtttgagGTGCTCCCTAAATAATAAACTACCCCTGGCTGCAAGTGTTGAGTTTTCTCCAGAGACAGTCTGTCACTTGCTTGAAACAAGTTCCGTTTTCTGCTTGCCTTGCAGCTTAAATACGTTCAAAGACACTGGCGTGTGCTTCGACTTACTGAGTCTTGGTAAGATACTGACGAAGGTGGAGCACTTAGCACAGAAAACTAGCACTTGGAATGAGGCAGAATAGCTCTCCAAACTTTTTATATTCCTTATGCAAAATACACCTAGCGTGTACCTTTAAAACTATTTGTATGGTGCCTTTAACCAACCCAAAGCTCAGTCTGGTGCTTATTGCAGGAGGGGGAGTTAGGCTCATCACACCAACCCAATTTTTTTGCAGCATCCTTgcagaattttaacaaggagaatgaattttaacagggagaaatgtaaagtactacacttgggcaaaaaaaaaatgaaaggcacaaatacaggatgggagacacctggcttgagagcagtacatgtgaaaaggatctaggagtcttggtagaccacagacttgacatgagtcagcagtgtgatgcagcagctaaaaaagccaatgcaattctgggctgcatcaataggagtatagcatctagatctagggaagtaatagtaccactgtattctgctctggtcagacctcacctggagtactgtgtcaagttctgggcactgcagttcaagaaggatactgacaagctggaacgtgtccagaagagggcaaccaaaatggtcaaaggccgggaaacgatgccttatgaggaacggcttagggagctgggtgtgtttagcctggagaagagaaggttaaggggggatatgatagccatgttcaaatatatgaaaggatgtcatatggaggagggagaaagattgttttctgctgctccagagaagcggacacggagcaatggattcaaacttcaagaaagaagatcacctaaacattaggaagaacttcctgacagtaagagcagttcggcagtggaatttgctaccaaggagtgtggtggagtctccttctttggaggtctttaagcagaggcttgacaggcatatgtcaagaatgctttgatggtgtttcctgctcagcagggggttggactggatggcccttgtggtctcttccaactctacaattctatgaattggaagggacccccaagggtcatctagtctaacctacTACAATATGGCATATGGCTATCCAGCCTGTTTAAAAacagagtccatcaccttctgagggagtctgttccactcttACTGTCACAGTGCCCTTAATGCAAAAATGCAGCTTGTATTCCCCACCTGCTCACATTTAATATGGATTTTCCTTTATTGGGCACgatccaattggggggggggcgggacggcGACGACAAACAAACCCTTTGCAATATTGACCCCCACATTTGGAAGGATCACCCCTAGTTCAAGACACTGTATTCCAGTCACCCCTTAACACGCCCAGCTCCGAGAAAGCCTCTCCGAGTATCCACAacctctttctcccttcctgaACGCGTCTGGTCCCCCTTCCCGTGTCTTG is a window of Zootoca vivipara chromosome 12, rZooViv1.1, whole genome shotgun sequence DNA encoding:
- the LOC118092070 gene encoding zinc finger protein 282, giving the protein MAEWLPPAQTSRWSSEVPAAPVMDATFPKEAQLQTATISLWTVVGAVQAVERTVEAQALRLLSLEQRSKTAEKRFGDCEKAVAELGSQLDSRWSALETLLQEYGQLQKRLETMEDLLKNGSSEGRAQEPPSDSKAETAPSISRTDIISWIKQEEELCTKEGNGKDQDGALCQSTCNYYTVSGLDTLPSDGEGANPCESLQGGNLEAETHKGSTSDNTGSPASRSDAVTWVKQEEPPTGRDGGNGPQSACNANDRAQPHPEEGQGQEDPANPPLLLFFPGGSVAPIFNGAIGESCPLPGLRGARSGRHPGSPSARGTPEAAMERPHRCPDCGKTFSLLLSLQMHQMNHQMKRKQYECSFCGTAFSCPSELLRHRMIHTGERPYRCSVCGKGFVRKQHLVPHLRLHTGERPYHCAECGKDFICKHHLQEHQRTHTGERPYACAQCGKRFRRKKSLKDHWRVHSAEEQQQGLAGSARVPEGTEVDVRVEH